Proteins encoded within one genomic window of Aerococcus viridans:
- the secE gene encoding preprotein translocase subunit SecE, which yields MQFLKDVWHEMRLTTWPSGGELVRYTGIVLSTIIMVAIFLGIIDTLAQWAFAWFINL from the coding sequence ATGCAATTTTTAAAAGATGTATGGCATGAAATGCGATTGACTACATGGCCAAGTGGTGGCGAGTTGGTGCGCTACACTGGTATCGTATTATCGACTATTATCATGGTTGCCATTTTCCTAGGGATTATTGATACCTTAGCACAATGGGCTTTTGCATGGTTTATTAACTTATAA
- the nusG gene encoding transcription termination/antitermination protein NusG translates to MVEEIEIGKEWYVIHTYAGYENKVKQNLEMRITSMDMEDYIYRVIVPEEEHVEKTKSGKENIVKIKNFPGYVLVEMIMSDEAWFVVRNTPGVTGFLGSHGQGSKPTPLLPDEVRNILSSLGEGGRNRDISFDIDEVVKVIDGAFDGMEGRVQEIDAEHGKLKLTVEMFGRETLAEVDYDQVDKF, encoded by the coding sequence ATGGTAGAAGAAATCGAAATTGGTAAAGAGTGGTATGTAATCCATACATACGCTGGCTATGAAAATAAAGTGAAACAAAACTTGGAAATGCGTATTACTTCAATGGATATGGAAGATTATATTTACCGTGTAATCGTGCCTGAAGAAGAGCATGTAGAGAAAACGAAATCAGGTAAAGAGAATATTGTTAAGATTAAAAACTTTCCAGGTTATGTATTAGTTGAGATGATCATGTCAGATGAAGCGTGGTTCGTTGTACGTAATACACCAGGTGTTACAGGGTTCTTAGGTTCTCACGGGCAAGGTTCAAAACCGACACCATTATTACCTGATGAAGTACGTAATATCTTATCAAGCCTTGGTGAAGGTGGCCGTAACCGTGATATCTCATTCGATATCGATGAAGTGGTTAAGGTTATCGACGGTGCCTTTGATGGTATGGAAGGTCGCGTACAAGAGATTGATGCAGAACATGGAAAATTGAAACTGACTGTTGAAATGTTTGGACGTGAAACATTAGCAGAAGTAGACTACGACCAAGTAGATAAATTCTAA
- the phoU gene encoding phosphate signaling complex protein PhoU gives MERPVRKFYDDQLKTLEGMHAKLGFGTAAMLERSFQALKTNDHDGAQTVIESDAEINKLEKEIEFYVMRIIARQQPIGTDLRMILSVFASSSDLERVADHAVSVAKGILRVENLAPFDPVMDDVFAVGELAKNMLGQAIDAFSQHNVERAKEIAAMDNEVDSAFRELVDQILVIMKNQPETVQTGSAINAILHDIERIGDYATNLCERVIYTEDADIVNLND, from the coding sequence ATGGAACGTCCAGTAAGAAAATTTTACGATGACCAACTAAAGACTTTGGAGGGTATGCACGCAAAACTCGGATTCGGTACGGCGGCTATGTTAGAACGATCTTTCCAAGCATTAAAAACCAATGACCACGATGGCGCACAAACTGTCATTGAGAGCGATGCTGAGATTAACAAGCTAGAGAAAGAAATCGAATTTTATGTAATGCGTATAATCGCTCGTCAACAACCAATCGGTACAGACCTACGTATGATTCTGTCAGTATTTGCTTCAAGTTCTGACCTAGAGCGCGTAGCCGACCACGCAGTATCCGTAGCGAAAGGTATTTTACGTGTTGAAAACTTAGCACCATTTGATCCAGTTATGGATGATGTCTTTGCCGTAGGTGAGTTAGCGAAAAACATGCTTGGACAAGCAATTGATGCCTTTAGCCAACATAACGTTGAACGCGCTAAAGAAATCGCTGCTATGGATAACGAAGTAGACAGTGCTTTTAGAGAACTTGTCGATCAAATCTTAGTGATTATGAAGAATCAACCTGAAACTGTTCAAACAGGTTCAGCGATTAATGCCATTTTACACGACATCGAACGTATCGGTGATTATGCAACAAACCTATGCGAACGCGTTATTTATACAGAAGATGCAGACATCGTGAACTTAAACGATTAA
- the rplK gene encoding 50S ribosomal protein L11, with product MAKKVQQIVKLQIEAGKASPAPPVGPALGQAGVNIMGFTKEFNARTQDQMGMIIPVVITVFEDRSFTFITKTPPAAVLLKKAAGVAKGSGEPNKNKVATVTRDQVREIAETKMEDLNAADVEAAMRMVEGTARSMGFVVEG from the coding sequence GTGGCTAAAAAAGTACAACAAATCGTAAAATTACAAATTGAAGCTGGTAAAGCAAGTCCAGCTCCTCCAGTAGGTCCTGCATTAGGTCAAGCTGGTGTGAACATCATGGGATTCACTAAAGAATTCAACGCGCGTACACAAGATCAAATGGGTATGATTATCCCTGTAGTAATCACTGTATTCGAAGATCGTTCATTTACATTCATTACTAAAACACCACCAGCTGCAGTATTATTGAAAAAAGCTGCTGGCGTTGCTAAAGGTTCTGGCGAACCTAACAAAAATAAAGTCGCTACCGTAACTCGCGACCAAGTTCGTGAAATTGCAGAAACAAAAATGGAAGACTTGAACGCTGCAGATGTAGAAGCTGCTATGCGTATGGTTGAAGGTACTGCACGTTCAATGGGCTTTGTAGTAGAAGGCTAA
- the rplA gene encoding 50S ribosomal protein L1 — MAKQTKNQKAVFEKIEKNKKYALSEAIELLKEVDYAKFDGSVEVAYRLGIDTKKNDQQIRGAMVLPNGTGKDQTVLVFAKGEKAQEAKDAGADYVGDDEFIQKIQGGWFDFDVIVATPDMMGQIGRLGRVLGPKGLMPNPKTGTVTQDVTKAVQDIKAGQVAYRADSAGNLHLPVGKVSFTTDALAENVKAVQEMVLRVKPASSKGTYIKNLAITSTMGPGIQVDVSSI; from the coding sequence ATGGCTAAACAAACTAAAAACCAAAAAGCTGTTTTCGAAAAAATCGAAAAAAATAAAAAATACGCTTTATCTGAAGCGATTGAATTGTTAAAAGAAGTAGACTACGCTAAATTTGATGGATCAGTTGAAGTTGCATACCGTTTAGGTATCGACACTAAGAAAAATGACCAACAAATCCGTGGTGCTATGGTATTACCTAACGGTACTGGTAAAGACCAAACTGTATTGGTTTTTGCTAAAGGTGAAAAAGCGCAAGAAGCTAAAGACGCTGGTGCTGACTACGTTGGTGATGACGAGTTCATCCAAAAAATCCAAGGTGGCTGGTTCGACTTCGACGTGATCGTTGCGACACCAGACATGATGGGTCAAATTGGTCGTTTAGGTCGTGTATTAGGTCCTAAAGGCTTAATGCCAAACCCTAAAACTGGTACTGTAACACAAGATGTTACTAAAGCAGTTCAAGACATCAAAGCTGGTCAAGTTGCTTACCGTGCTGATAGCGCTGGTAACTTACACTTACCTGTTGGTAAAGTATCATTTACTACAGATGCATTAGCTGAAAACGTAAAAGCTGTTCAAGAAATGGTATTACGTGTGAAACCTGCATCTTCTAAAGGTACATACATCAAGAACTTAGCAATTACATCTACTATGGGTCCTGGTATCCAAGTTGATGTTTCATCAATCTAA
- the rplJ gene encoding 50S ribosomal protein L10, whose amino-acid sequence MSEQAIAKKQQEVNEVVEKMNAANSLVVVDYLGLSVAEVTELRKQLREAGVEFKVIKNTIMRRALDSQELEYHEEVFQGPTAVAFGMEDAVAPAKILSDFAKKAEALELKGGILEGKVLSKEEIQQIAKLPNREGLLSMLLSVLQAPVRNVAYAVKAVADAKGEDAA is encoded by the coding sequence GTGAGTGAACAAGCAATTGCTAAAAAACAACAAGAAGTAAATGAAGTAGTTGAGAAAATGAACGCTGCAAATTCTTTAGTTGTGGTTGACTACTTAGGATTATCAGTAGCAGAAGTGACTGAATTACGTAAACAATTACGTGAAGCAGGTGTTGAGTTTAAAGTTATCAAAAACACAATCATGCGTCGTGCTTTAGATTCTCAAGAGTTAGAATACCATGAAGAAGTTTTCCAAGGCCCTACAGCTGTAGCGTTTGGTATGGAAGACGCAGTTGCCCCAGCTAAGATTCTTTCTGATTTTGCTAAAAAAGCAGAAGCGTTAGAACTTAAAGGTGGTATCTTAGAAGGTAAAGTACTTTCTAAAGAAGAAATTCAACAAATTGCGAAATTGCCAAACCGCGAAGGTCTACTTTCAATGCTATTATCAGTATTGCAAGCTCCTGTCCGCAACGTGGCATACGCTGTCAAAGCTGTTGCAGATGCAAAAGGCGAAGACGCAGCGTAA
- the rplL gene encoding 50S ribosomal protein L7/L12 yields MALNIEQIIADLKESTILELADLVSAIEEEFGVSAAAPVAAAGASAGEAAEEKTEFDVELTSAGSAKIKVIKAVREATGLGLKEAKALVDGAPAIVKEALPAEEAEALKAAIEEAGGTAEVK; encoded by the coding sequence ATGGCTTTAAACATTGAACAAATCATTGCTGATTTAAAAGAATCAACAATTTTAGAATTAGCTGACTTAGTATCAGCAATCGAAGAAGAATTCGGCGTATCTGCTGCTGCTCCTGTAGCTGCTGCTGGTGCAAGTGCTGGTGAAGCTGCTGAAGAAAAAACTGAATTCGACGTAGAATTAACTTCTGCTGGTTCAGCTAAAATTAAAGTAATCAAAGCTGTACGTGAAGCTACTGGTTTAGGCTTGAAAGAAGCTAAAGCATTAGTAGATGGCGCTCCAGCGATCGTTAAAGAAGCATTACCTGCTGAAGAAGCAGAAGCTTTAAAAGCTGCTATCGAAGAAGCTGGCGGTACTGCAGAAGTAAAATAA
- a CDS encoding metal ABC transporter substrate-binding protein, with amino-acid sequence MKKIWTLLSVMVVALILGACASGRDSASDGGDVADEKPVVTVSTSFLRDMVEQLAGDRVTVETIIPAGEDPHGYLARPQDLMKIQGADLILYHGLHLEAQMVKALEATGLAVTKDFTDEDLAMVDQDGESEVDPHFWFDITLYQKAVATVAAELVTLTGDESINDAATAYMEELTELDNWAQAEIDSIPEGQRYLITPHDAFNYFSQRYGIEVVAPQGISTQSEASNADISAIASFIVENEVPAIFAESTTDPARMKRIQEAVSAAGGEVTVVSGEGQELFSDSLASEGQEGDTYIDMFKHNVNLIVSNLK; translated from the coding sequence ATGAAGAAGATTTGGACATTACTGAGTGTAATGGTTGTGGCCCTAATCTTGGGTGCATGCGCGAGTGGCAGAGACTCAGCTAGTGACGGTGGCGATGTTGCAGATGAAAAACCTGTTGTCACAGTATCCACCTCTTTTCTACGGGATATGGTAGAACAATTGGCGGGAGACCGGGTAACCGTTGAAACGATTATTCCAGCGGGTGAAGACCCTCATGGCTACTTAGCACGTCCTCAAGACTTAATGAAAATCCAAGGGGCAGACTTGATTTTATACCACGGTTTACACTTAGAGGCGCAAATGGTTAAAGCCTTGGAAGCGACAGGTTTGGCGGTGACGAAAGATTTCACTGACGAAGATTTAGCGATGGTCGACCAAGACGGGGAAAGCGAAGTAGACCCGCATTTCTGGTTTGATATCACCCTTTACCAAAAAGCGGTGGCTACAGTAGCTGCTGAATTGGTGACTTTAACTGGTGACGAGTCGATCAATGACGCGGCAACGGCTTATATGGAAGAGTTGACTGAACTGGATAATTGGGCGCAAGCAGAAATCGACTCAATTCCAGAAGGTCAACGTTACTTGATTACACCACATGATGCCTTCAACTACTTCTCACAACGTTACGGAATAGAAGTAGTGGCACCACAAGGGATTTCAACACAATCTGAAGCATCTAACGCAGATATTTCAGCTATTGCAAGCTTTATTGTAGAAAACGAAGTGCCAGCGATCTTTGCGGAATCAACAACTGACCCAGCGCGAATGAAGCGTATCCAAGAAGCAGTGAGTGCTGCTGGTGGCGAAGTGACAGTTGTTTCTGGCGAAGGGCAAGAATTGTTCTCGGATTCACTTGCGAGTGAAGGACAAGAGGGCGATACCTATATCGATATGTTTAAACACAATGTGAACCTAATTGTGTCAAATCTCAAATAG
- a CDS encoding metal ABC transporter ATP-binding protein codes for MPAIIKVDDLAMSYDDQLVLEDINIGIKANSKTAIIGPNGAGKSTLLNCMLDFLKPLKGEVTFYGKAYKDYYKKIAYVPQSSSVNWDFPTTVLDVVLMGRYVHQGFFKKVSQADKSRALAALASVNMTDFAERQIAQLSGGQRQRVFLARAICQDADIYFLDEPMKGIDIKTEKLFAEIINQFQRDGKTVIIVHHDLATVREYFDHVILLNKTVIGQGPVAETFNEANIATAYDQRIGEIYGHIN; via the coding sequence ATGCCAGCAATAATTAAAGTGGACGACTTGGCCATGTCTTATGACGACCAACTCGTATTAGAGGATATAAACATTGGCATTAAGGCAAATTCGAAGACGGCGATTATCGGGCCAAACGGTGCCGGTAAGTCGACTTTGTTGAATTGTATGCTTGATTTTTTGAAGCCCTTGAAAGGTGAAGTGACCTTCTATGGCAAGGCATACAAGGACTATTACAAGAAAATCGCTTATGTACCCCAATCATCTTCGGTGAATTGGGACTTCCCAACAACGGTTTTAGATGTTGTTTTAATGGGACGGTATGTACATCAAGGATTTTTCAAAAAGGTCAGCCAAGCGGACAAGAGCCGGGCGCTTGCCGCCTTAGCAAGTGTCAATATGACTGACTTCGCTGAGCGGCAAATCGCTCAGCTTTCTGGTGGGCAACGGCAACGGGTTTTCTTAGCCCGAGCCATCTGCCAGGATGCGGACATTTACTTTTTGGATGAACCGATGAAGGGAATTGATATTAAGACGGAGAAACTTTTCGCAGAGATTATTAACCAATTTCAACGCGACGGAAAGACCGTTATTATCGTTCACCACGATTTGGCCACAGTCCGTGAGTACTTTGACCATGTCATCTTATTGAATAAGACAGTCATTGGCCAAGGTCCAGTTGCGGAAACTTTCAATGAAGCCAATATCGCGACGGCATATGATCAAAGGATTGGTGAAATCTATGGCCATATTAACTGA
- a CDS encoding metal ABC transporter permease yields MAILTDFSFQIVLLGTVVLAMASGVVGTVTVLRGQSLIGDAIGHATFAGIVIAFMLFQSKNTLILTLGALVAGMVAFYFIELIHKHSLVSLNSALALVLSSFFGLGMALKSYIQGNPQFGDASQAGLQHYIFGQAAFLLKSDVWLIIIASVIALTIFIACYQQIKIFVFDPNYAKAVGIQTNVLNWVVLLMAIVMIVVGLKAVGAILISNMLITPAITGLQWSKRFPVVLLVAAVSGGISAGIGTYLSSTISNLPTGPTIIVVMSIVSLLSIIFGPRGYVVAYLRKKRYLATHQDDTFETEEVA; encoded by the coding sequence ATGGCCATATTAACTGATTTCTCTTTTCAAATCGTCTTGCTTGGGACAGTTGTCCTAGCTATGGCATCAGGTGTCGTCGGGACAGTCACTGTGCTTAGAGGACAAAGTCTGATAGGGGACGCGATTGGTCACGCCACTTTTGCGGGAATCGTTATCGCCTTTATGCTTTTTCAATCAAAGAATACCCTGATTTTAACCCTGGGTGCTTTGGTTGCGGGTATGGTGGCCTTCTACTTTATCGAGTTGATCCATAAGCATTCCTTGGTCAGCCTTAATTCGGCCTTGGCTTTAGTCTTGTCTTCTTTCTTTGGATTGGGGATGGCCTTGAAGTCATATATCCAAGGCAATCCACAGTTTGGTGACGCATCACAAGCAGGCCTCCAACACTATATTTTCGGGCAGGCAGCCTTTTTGCTGAAATCAGATGTCTGGTTAATCATCATCGCTTCAGTGATCGCCTTAACGATTTTCATTGCTTGCTACCAACAAATCAAGATTTTTGTCTTCGACCCGAATTACGCGAAAGCAGTCGGAATCCAGACCAACGTATTGAACTGGGTGGTTCTCCTAATGGCTATCGTCATGATTGTTGTCGGGCTAAAGGCAGTCGGTGCCATCCTCATCTCTAACATGTTGATTACGCCAGCGATTACCGGCCTGCAATGGTCAAAACGATTCCCAGTCGTCTTGCTGGTAGCTGCTGTATCGGGCGGGATTTCAGCTGGTATCGGCACCTACTTGTCATCAACCATCTCAAATTTGCCGACTGGACCAACCATTATCGTGGTCATGTCGATCGTCTCGCTATTGTCCATTATTTTTGGGCCAAGAGGTTATGTGGTCGCTTATTTACGGAAGAAACGGTACTTAGCGACCCATCAAGATGACACGTTTGAGACAGAGGAGGTGGCATAA
- a CDS encoding metal ABC transporter permease translates to MGALSVVMITAVSCALLGVFLVLKNMAMVADALSHTVLLGIVLGYFIAGDLDSPILFVGAALFGVMTVYAIEYVVNKFAIQSDAATGLVFTLLFALAIILISKYARNVHLDVDVVLSGEVVFATLNTMEIFGIQVPIAFARMFAMLVINLAFVAVAYQQLKVSIFDPVYAKSIGVAVGFLNLVLMTLVSITTVVAFDTVGAILVISLMVAPALSAHLLSKRLSIMLLVALLYGAINSILGYYVALHFNVSISGTIAFAGFVTFLLTLLFAPNGLIGKRFKRAKEA, encoded by the coding sequence ATGGGGGCTTTATCAGTTGTAATGATTACAGCCGTTTCCTGCGCCTTGCTTGGGGTATTTTTAGTTTTGAAGAACATGGCCATGGTGGCTGATGCCTTGTCGCATACAGTTTTACTAGGGATTGTCCTTGGTTACTTTATTGCCGGCGACCTAGATTCACCGATCCTATTTGTGGGGGCAGCCCTATTTGGTGTGATGACTGTCTATGCCATTGAATACGTGGTCAACAAGTTTGCCATTCAAAGTGATGCGGCCACTGGCTTGGTCTTTACCTTGCTTTTTGCTCTTGCCATCATCCTGATTTCAAAATACGCACGAAATGTTCACTTAGATGTGGATGTGGTCTTGAGCGGTGAAGTGGTCTTTGCGACCTTAAATACCATGGAAATCTTTGGTATCCAGGTACCGATTGCCTTCGCCCGGATGTTTGCCATGTTGGTGATTAATCTGGCCTTTGTCGCAGTGGCCTACCAACAACTCAAAGTCAGTATTTTTGACCCCGTTTACGCGAAATCAATCGGTGTAGCGGTTGGGTTCTTGAATCTGGTCTTGATGACACTGGTTTCCATCACCACCGTTGTCGCCTTCGATACCGTCGGTGCAATCCTGGTCATCTCCCTAATGGTAGCGCCAGCCTTGAGTGCCCATTTGCTATCAAAACGGCTAAGCATTATGTTGCTGGTGGCCTTATTGTACGGGGCAATCAACAGTATCCTTGGTTACTATGTAGCCCTCCACTTCAACGTGTCCATTTCAGGAACCATCGCCTTCGCGGGCTTTGTGACCTTCTTATTGACACTCTTGTTTGCACCAAATGGTTTAATTGGCAAGCGGTTCAAGCGGGCTAAGGAAGCCTAG
- a CDS encoding class I SAM-dependent methyltransferase — protein MKESHQYFENNEDLGHDFKQYETVIFDRSFTFKTDSGVFSRDNLDFGTRVMLEALDLDQLVPGDLLDLGAGYGPVGVIMGTMLPDRAIYGVDISERAIGLAKDNAAANHVDNVTFQVSNAYEAIAKRDFGVILTNPPVRAGKEMVHHFMSEAIHYLKPGGEIYVVLQKKQGAPSAMKKLEEVFGNVEEIERRKGYWILKSVKESE, from the coding sequence ATGAAAGAGAGTCATCAGTACTTCGAAAACAATGAAGATCTTGGACACGACTTTAAACAATACGAGACCGTGATTTTCGACCGGTCATTTACCTTCAAGACCGACTCAGGCGTCTTTTCTAGGGATAATTTAGATTTTGGGACCCGGGTCATGCTTGAAGCCTTGGACCTTGACCAACTTGTACCAGGCGACCTGCTTGATTTAGGCGCTGGTTACGGGCCAGTGGGGGTCATTATGGGTACTATGCTGCCTGACAGAGCCATTTACGGAGTAGACATCTCTGAGCGGGCAATTGGTCTGGCTAAGGACAACGCGGCAGCTAACCATGTTGACAACGTCACTTTTCAAGTGTCAAATGCCTATGAAGCCATTGCCAAAAGAGATTTCGGTGTCATTCTGACGAATCCACCAGTCCGTGCGGGTAAGGAAATGGTGCATCATTTTATGAGTGAAGCTATTCACTATCTAAAACCAGGTGGTGAAATTTATGTAGTTTTACAAAAGAAACAAGGGGCACCTTCAGCGATGAAGAAATTAGAAGAAGTCTTTGGTAACGTTGAAGAAATCGAACGCCGTAAAGGCTATTGGATTTTAAAAAGTGTAAAAGAAAGTGAATAG
- a CDS encoding quaternary amine ABC transporter ATP-binding protein, giving the protein MTTAVKIENLTKIYGSRAQTEKAKKLLNEGKSKEEIVQQTGATVGVDNASLDIKQGETFVIMGLSGSGKSTMLRMINRLIEPTAGNITILGDDVTGANKDELREIRRKKVSMVFQSFALFPHKTILENTEFGLEIQGVSKEERQKAAEKALENSGLLTFKDQYPNQLSGGMQQRVGLARALANDPEILLMDEAFSALDPLIRRDMQDELVDLQERVNKTIVFITHDLDEALRIGDRIALMKDGEVVQVGTGEEILTNPANDYVERFVESVDRSKVLTAEHAMERPNFLLNVEKHGARMALHRMEEENYSFLMVTNNKRELLGYVRDTDVVKIIKGNQNKQYLSVESIIRTDHPTVHPETSINDIYDVMGNAFMPISVVDEENHLLGMVSSKMVINSLANDNGDNEVEEEEELNV; this is encoded by the coding sequence ATGACTACAGCAGTAAAAATTGAGAATTTAACCAAAATTTATGGATCACGCGCTCAAACTGAGAAAGCGAAAAAACTATTAAATGAAGGAAAGTCTAAAGAAGAAATCGTTCAACAAACAGGTGCCACAGTCGGGGTCGACAACGCCAGTTTAGATATCAAGCAAGGTGAAACATTCGTAATTATGGGATTATCTGGTTCGGGTAAATCAACTATGTTACGTATGATCAACCGTTTAATCGAACCAACAGCGGGTAACATCACAATTTTAGGTGATGACGTGACAGGTGCTAATAAAGATGAATTACGTGAAATCAGACGTAAAAAAGTGAGTATGGTATTCCAAAGCTTCGCTTTATTCCCACATAAAACAATTCTTGAAAATACAGAATTCGGTTTGGAGATTCAAGGTGTCAGCAAAGAAGAACGTCAAAAAGCTGCTGAAAAAGCACTAGAAAACTCTGGTCTATTAACTTTTAAAGACCAATATCCAAACCAATTATCTGGTGGTATGCAACAACGTGTTGGTTTAGCACGGGCCTTAGCAAATGACCCAGAAATCCTATTAATGGATGAAGCCTTCTCAGCGCTTGACCCATTAATCCGTCGTGACATGCAAGATGAGTTAGTTGATTTACAAGAACGTGTAAACAAAACAATCGTCTTCATTACCCATGACTTGGATGAAGCTTTAAGAATCGGTGACCGTATCGCCTTAATGAAAGACGGAGAAGTCGTTCAAGTAGGTACTGGTGAAGAAATCTTAACGAATCCAGCTAACGATTACGTTGAACGGTTTGTTGAAAGTGTTGACCGTTCTAAAGTCCTTACTGCAGAACATGCTATGGAACGTCCAAACTTCTTATTAAATGTTGAGAAGCATGGTGCCAGAATGGCCCTACACCGTATGGAAGAAGAAAACTACAGCTTCCTAATGGTGACAAATAACAAACGTGAATTATTAGGTTACGTTCGTGACACTGATGTTGTCAAAATAATTAAAGGCAATCAAAATAAACAATACTTATCTGTTGAATCTATTATTCGTACAGATCACCCAACAGTTCATCCAGAAACATCTATTAATGATATTTATGATGTGATGGGTAATGCATTTATGCCAATTTCAGTAGTAGATGAGGAAAACCACTTATTAGGAATGGTAAGCTCTAAGATGGTTATCAATAGTCTAGCAAATGACAATGGTGATAATGAAGTTGAAGAGGAGGAAGAATTGAATGTTTAA
- a CDS encoding FAD-dependent oxidoreductase: MKYVVVGTSHAGFEAVQTLLKKDSDAEIVVFEAGSTASFLSCGIQSYLEDIAKSLDELHYANEASYKEQGVDIRMNTSVIAINPDTKEITTRTTDGVEATESYDKLLLSPGGVPGTIPNVDDQHENIFYLRGRNWADKVKNRMASAKKAVVVGAGYIGIEVAVAYAQAGIDVTVVDFVDSILPTYLDSEFTDLLTKHMEDKGMKIKTGEGVKEFKVNENNEVTAVVTDKGTYEADTVVISVGVRPNTQWLKDTLALDGRGFVEVNEHMETSVKDVYAAGDATAIPFAPTNEKAYIALATNARRQGVIMARHASGDADAKIGRVNGTSGLAVFDYKFATTGIKDANANSYQGNVKSVYKEDLIRPSFMHDEEKVLMKLHYDADNGRILGAQLMSTYDILQAINAVSVAIEAEWTVDQLAQADFFFQPEFSRPWNFLNVLAQEAQGQPYGADTMLF, from the coding sequence ATGAAATACGTTGTAGTAGGAACTTCACATGCAGGTTTCGAAGCTGTGCAAACACTATTGAAAAAAGACTCAGATGCAGAAATTGTTGTATTTGAAGCTGGATCAACCGCTTCTTTCCTATCATGTGGTATTCAGTCCTATCTAGAAGACATTGCAAAATCTTTGGATGAATTACACTACGCAAATGAAGCATCTTATAAAGAACAAGGTGTTGACATCCGCATGAACACAAGCGTTATTGCCATCAACCCAGACACAAAAGAAATTACAACACGCACTACTGACGGTGTGGAAGCTACAGAAAGTTACGACAAACTATTGCTTTCTCCAGGTGGCGTGCCAGGAACTATCCCTAATGTAGATGACCAACACGAAAACATCTTCTACTTACGTGGTAGAAACTGGGCAGATAAAGTGAAAAACCGTATGGCATCAGCTAAAAAAGCCGTTGTTGTTGGTGCAGGATACATCGGTATCGAAGTAGCAGTTGCTTATGCACAAGCTGGTATTGATGTTACAGTTGTTGACTTCGTAGACTCAATCTTACCAACTTATCTTGACAGTGAATTCACTGATCTTCTAACAAAACATATGGAAGACAAAGGTATGAAGATTAAAACTGGCGAAGGCGTGAAAGAATTTAAAGTTAACGAAAACAACGAAGTAACTGCTGTTGTAACAGATAAAGGAACTTACGAAGCCGATACAGTTGTTATCAGTGTTGGTGTTCGTCCAAATACACAATGGTTGAAAGACACGTTAGCCCTTGATGGTCGTGGCTTTGTTGAAGTCAATGAACACATGGAAACTTCAGTTAAAGATGTTTACGCTGCCGGTGATGCAACTGCTATTCCTTTTGCACCAACAAACGAGAAAGCTTACATTGCTTTAGCAACTAACGCTCGTCGCCAAGGTGTCATCATGGCTCGTCACGCAAGTGGTGATGCAGACGCTAAAATTGGTCGCGTAAACGGTACATCAGGTCTTGCCGTATTTGACTACAAATTCGCTACTACTGGTATCAAAGACGCTAACGCAAACTCTTACCAAGGAAATGTGAAATCTGTTTACAAAGAAGACTTAATCCGTCCTTCATTTATGCATGACGAAGAAAAAGTTTTAATGAAGCTTCATTACGATGCAGATAACGGTCGTATATTAGGTGCTCAATTAATGTCAACTTATGACATTCTTCAAGCTATTAATGCTGTATCTGTTGCGATTGAAGCTGAATGGACTGTAGACCAATTAGCGCAAGCTGATTTCTTCTTCCAACCAGAATTCAGCCGTCCTTGGAACTTCTTAAATGTCTTAGCGCAAGAAGCTCAAGGTCAACCATACGGCGCAGACACAATGCTTTTCTAA